A single Salmo trutta chromosome 14, fSalTru1.1, whole genome shotgun sequence DNA region contains:
- the LOC115208373 gene encoding deoxynucleotidyltransferase terminal-interacting protein 1 — MGAHRSEGRRDWLQQDAVEQPPIQTMNPWNIMIKHRQVHRRGRRSQMTVSYTDPVISMDLLRTVLQPSFNEDIMGVFRKYMKFFEKAASNVKENVGDDVQTDQLIREACRNCLENAKQIFSDGENAAVARPGPELPFKRVKLEDESSQRASPVPKKRKGRPTAPVGSYDKPVTYSNVPKPKTLESVKREGPKWDPSRLNEGSTFVLGSRANKALGMGGTRGRIYIKHAELFKYAADAQDKHWLAERQHMRATGGKMAYLLIEEDVQDLSLSDDYKDCPDLKMTPIELKPFTVPGWMIEKMQKAMEVQSSGKE, encoded by the exons ATGGGTGCTCATCGAAGTGAGGGACGGAGGGATTGGCTTCAACAAGATGCTGTTGAACAGCCGCCCATACAAACTATG AATCCATGGAACATCATGATAAAACACAGACAGGTCCATCGCAGGGGCAGACGCTCACAGATGACCGTGAG CTACACAGATCCTGTTATATCAATGGACCTCCTCCGAACGGTTTTACAGCCCAGCTTCAATGAGGATATTATGGGAGTcttcagaaaatacatgaag TTTTTTGAGAAAGCAGCCAGCAATGTCAAGGAGAACGTTGGAGACGACGTGCAGACCGACCAGCTGATCCGAGAAGCCTGCAGAAACTGCCTGGAAAAT GCCAAACAGATCTTCTCAGATGGGGAGAATGCGGCAGTGGCAAGACCAGGGCCTGAGCTTCCATTCAAG CGGGTGAAACTGGAAGATGAGTCCAGCCAAAGGGCCAGCCCAGTTCCAAAAAAG cGGAAAGGGCGCCCAACCGCTCCTGTCGGTTCTTACGACAAACCTGTTACATATAGCAATGT GCCCAAGCCCAAGACATTGGAGTCTGTAAAGCGTGAGGGACCAAAG TGGGACCCTTCTAGACTGAATGAAGGAAGCACATTTGTTCTTGGGTCCAGGGCAAACAA GGCTTTAGGAATGGGTGGCACCAGAGGAAGGATTTACATCAAACATGCTGAACTCTTCAAG TATGCGGCTGATGCTCAGGACAAACACTGGTTGGCAGAGAGACAGCATATGAGAGCCACAGGTGGAAAGATG GCCTATCTCCTTATTGAAGAGGACGTCCAGGACCTTTCTCTGAGTGACGATTACAA AGATTGCCCCGACCTAAAAATGACCCCAATTGAATTAAAGCCTTTTACGGTTCCTGGGTGGATGATTGAGAAGATGCAGAAGGCCATGGAGGTCCAGAGTTCGGGGAAGGAATAA